A single genomic interval of Mycobacterium sp. DL592 harbors:
- a CDS encoding plasma-membrane proton-efflux P-type ATPase, with the protein MTTDTPSPAASTTEPETGFKSAPLAQVEKQLGYSPDGLTTAESAKRLAQYGPNEIAEHKTNPLLKFLSYFWGPIPWMIEIAVILSGAVGHWPDFFIILLLLLANGVVGYTEERQAGNAIEALKAKLAINARVIRAGAWITAPSRELVPGDVIRLRLGDIVPADARLLDGDEIEVDQSALTGESLPATRTAGAAVFSGSIVRQGEIDALVYATGANTYFGKTAELVTDAHTVSHFQRAVLKIGNYLIILAVALVAVIIVASLLRGNAILTTLQFALVLTVAAIPVAMPTVLSVTMAVGARLLAKKQAIVSRLVAIEELAGVDVLCADKTGTLTQNALTLGTPFAIDGVTAATVILDAALASRADNDDPIDRAVLGGLDDAAALQGYTVTHFAPFDPVHKRTEASVTAADGTTFRVTKGAPQVILALVANAAQITAAVDAAVNDFAERGFRSLGVARAEGSGDWQFVGALPLFDPPREDAAATIATARDMGVAVKMVTGDALAIARETAAKVGLGTDILDATGLGDTKKDESAAAAKSIEAADGFAQVFPEHKYHIVDVLQKLGHIVGMTGDGVNDAPALKKADCGIAVSGATDAARAAADIVLLTPGLSVIIDAIKESRKIFQRMNSYAIYRIAETLRVLLFMTTAILVFNFYPLTAIMIVMLALLNDGAILSIAYDKVHYRNEPEAWNMPLVLGISTVLGVLGPIAAFGLFYLGDRVFDLGHPRVQTLMYLMLSVAGHLTIFLTRTRGPFWSIRPARILLIAVFGTQAIATFIAVYGLFMTPLGWKWAGLVWAYALVWFLVSDGVKLLAYRILEPVRNQGDRAEPCAAIGGG; encoded by the coding sequence ATGACCACTGACACGCCGTCGCCCGCTGCGAGCACCACCGAACCGGAGACCGGTTTTAAATCGGCGCCGCTAGCCCAGGTCGAGAAGCAACTCGGTTATTCGCCAGACGGGCTCACCACAGCTGAGTCGGCGAAGCGGTTGGCTCAATACGGGCCCAACGAGATCGCAGAGCACAAGACCAACCCGCTGTTGAAGTTCCTCAGCTATTTCTGGGGTCCGATCCCTTGGATGATCGAGATCGCCGTCATCCTGTCGGGCGCGGTCGGGCACTGGCCGGATTTCTTCATCATCCTGCTGTTGCTACTGGCCAACGGCGTGGTCGGCTACACCGAGGAACGCCAAGCCGGCAACGCCATCGAGGCGCTGAAAGCCAAGCTGGCCATCAACGCCCGCGTCATCCGCGCCGGCGCATGGATCACCGCGCCGTCGCGCGAATTGGTACCCGGTGATGTCATCCGGCTGCGCCTGGGTGACATTGTTCCCGCCGACGCCCGGCTGCTCGACGGCGACGAGATCGAGGTCGATCAGTCCGCGCTGACCGGGGAGTCGCTGCCCGCCACCCGCACCGCGGGTGCGGCGGTGTTCTCCGGGTCCATCGTCCGGCAGGGCGAGATCGATGCCCTGGTCTATGCCACCGGCGCCAACACCTACTTCGGCAAGACCGCCGAATTGGTGACCGACGCACACACTGTCAGCCACTTCCAGCGTGCCGTGCTCAAGATCGGCAACTACCTGATCATCCTGGCGGTCGCTCTGGTCGCGGTCATCATCGTCGCCTCGCTGCTGCGCGGTAACGCGATCCTGACCACCCTCCAGTTCGCGCTGGTCCTGACCGTGGCGGCGATCCCGGTGGCGATGCCGACCGTGCTGTCGGTGACCATGGCCGTCGGGGCGCGGCTGCTGGCCAAGAAACAGGCCATCGTCAGCCGGCTGGTCGCCATCGAGGAACTCGCCGGCGTCGACGTGCTGTGCGCGGACAAGACCGGCACCCTGACCCAGAATGCCTTGACGTTGGGCACCCCGTTTGCCATCGACGGTGTCACGGCGGCGACCGTAATCCTCGATGCCGCGTTGGCCTCCCGCGCCGACAACGACGACCCGATCGACCGCGCTGTGCTCGGCGGTCTCGACGACGCGGCGGCCCTGCAGGGGTATACGGTCACCCACTTCGCACCGTTCGACCCGGTGCACAAACGCACCGAGGCCAGCGTCACCGCCGCCGATGGGACGACGTTTCGGGTCACCAAGGGCGCCCCTCAAGTCATCCTGGCGTTGGTCGCTAACGCCGCACAGATCACTGCCGCCGTCGACGCCGCCGTCAACGATTTCGCCGAACGCGGCTTCCGTTCCCTGGGCGTGGCCCGCGCCGAAGGAAGCGGCGATTGGCAGTTCGTCGGTGCCCTGCCGTTGTTCGATCCACCCCGTGAGGACGCGGCAGCCACGATCGCCACCGCGCGAGACATGGGCGTCGCCGTCAAGATGGTGACCGGTGATGCGCTGGCTATCGCCAGGGAAACCGCCGCGAAGGTCGGGTTGGGGACCGACATCCTCGATGCCACCGGCCTGGGCGATACCAAGAAGGACGAATCGGCGGCGGCGGCTAAATCGATCGAGGCCGCCGACGGCTTCGCCCAGGTCTTTCCGGAGCACAAATACCACATCGTCGATGTCCTGCAGAAGCTCGGCCACATCGTCGGGATGACCGGCGACGGGGTCAACGACGCACCCGCATTGAAGAAGGCGGACTGCGGCATCGCCGTGTCCGGGGCCACCGACGCCGCCCGGGCGGCCGCCGACATAGTCCTGCTGACCCCGGGGCTGTCGGTGATCATCGACGCAATCAAAGAGAGCCGCAAGATCTTTCAGCGGATGAACAGCTACGCGATCTACCGCATCGCCGAAACGCTGCGGGTGCTGCTGTTCATGACTACCGCAATCCTGGTGTTCAACTTCTACCCGCTGACCGCGATCATGATCGTGATGCTCGCGCTGCTCAACGACGGCGCCATCCTGTCGATCGCCTACGACAAGGTTCACTACCGCAACGAGCCTGAGGCGTGGAACATGCCACTGGTGCTCGGGATCTCCACCGTGCTGGGCGTGCTGGGCCCGATCGCCGCGTTCGGCCTCTTCTATCTGGGTGACCGCGTCTTCGACCTCGGCCATCCGCGCGTGCAGACCCTGATGTATCTCATGTTGTCCGTCGCCGGGCACCTCACCATATTTCTCACCCGTACCCGCGGACCTTTCTGGTCCATCCGCCCCGCCCGGATCCTGTTGATCGCCGTCTTCGGTACTCAGGCCATCGCCACATTCATCGCCGTCTACGGACTGTTCATGACTCCACTGGGCTGGAAGTGGGCCGGGTTGGTCTGGGCATACGCCCTGGTGTGGTTCCTCGTCAGCGACGGCGTGAAACTCCTCGCTTACCGCATCCTGGAACCGGTGAGAAACCAAGGAGACCGGGCCGAACCTTGCGCGGCCATCGGTGGTGGGTGA
- a CDS encoding polyphosphate kinase 2 family protein, whose product MAKATRVSAGSTVDLVGDFDPGRRDEQLGRDAGTAALAEAEAELLDLQDRFFAQADRSLLIVLQGIDAAGKDGTIKHVMSGLNPEGVDVYSFKAPSATERAHDYLWRHQTALPELGRIAVFNRSHYENVLVTRVHPELLWPRTAALVSEDLWQRRYRDINDWERYLTDNGTIIVKLFLNLSKGEQERRFLARIDEPEKNWKFSAADLRERAFWDDYQRAFGDMLSHTSTDWAPWHVIPADHKWFSHLSTSSVLLDTLRDLNPHYPQVDDTAKAELAQAKKQLLGTDVNSATQSPS is encoded by the coding sequence TTGGCGAAGGCTACCCGGGTCTCAGCGGGGTCCACGGTGGACCTGGTCGGGGACTTCGATCCTGGCCGCCGCGACGAGCAACTGGGAAGAGATGCCGGCACTGCCGCCCTGGCTGAGGCGGAGGCGGAGCTGCTGGATCTGCAGGACCGCTTCTTCGCCCAGGCCGACCGGTCGCTGTTGATCGTTCTTCAAGGCATCGACGCGGCCGGCAAGGACGGCACGATCAAGCACGTCATGAGCGGTCTGAATCCCGAGGGGGTCGATGTGTACAGCTTCAAGGCGCCCTCGGCCACCGAGCGGGCCCACGACTATCTGTGGCGCCACCAGACCGCGCTGCCGGAACTGGGGCGGATCGCTGTGTTCAACCGGTCCCACTACGAGAACGTGCTCGTCACCCGTGTGCACCCGGAGTTGTTGTGGCCCCGCACCGCGGCGCTCGTCTCAGAGGACCTGTGGCAGCGGCGGTATCGCGACATCAACGATTGGGAGCGCTACCTCACCGACAACGGGACCATCATCGTCAAGCTGTTCCTCAACTTGTCCAAGGGTGAACAGGAACGCCGGTTCCTGGCGCGCATCGACGAACCCGAGAAGAACTGGAAGTTCTCCGCCGCAGATCTGCGGGAGCGGGCGTTCTGGGACGACTACCAGCGGGCCTTTGGCGACATGCTCAGCCACACCAGCACCGACTGGGCGCCCTGGCATGTGATCCCAGCCGACCACAAATGGTTCAGCCACTTGTCGACCTCCTCGGTGCTGCTGGATACCCTACGGGATCTCAACCCGCACTATCCGCAGGTCGACGACACCGCCAAAGCCGAACTGGCGCAGGCAAAGAAGCAACTTCTGGGCACTGATGTCAACTCGGCGACGCAGTCGCCGTCATGA
- a CDS encoding slipin family protein: MTTLVLVLSVVVVVLLLAAAMSVRIVKQYEVGVLFRLGRVVGERAPGLRVIIPFVDVLHRISLRIVTMPIQSQGIITRDNVSVDVSAVAYFKVVDAVKSVVAIENVHAAIDQIAQTTLRKVVGQHTLDETLSETNKINLDIQDILDVTTIEWGVQVTLVELKDIQLPDSMKRAMARQAEAEREKRAKIINAEGESLAAAALGDASDTMMAHPLALQLRNLQTLVELGVDKNTTVVFPAPLMSTIAELGAFLAREGAAAGEPEPQPQPPITVPEPVAAVGNRTGSAP, translated from the coding sequence ATGACAACGCTCGTGTTGGTCCTCAGTGTTGTGGTTGTCGTGCTGTTGTTGGCCGCTGCCATGTCGGTGCGCATCGTCAAGCAGTACGAGGTCGGGGTGCTGTTCCGGTTGGGCCGCGTGGTCGGGGAGCGCGCCCCGGGGCTGCGCGTCATTATTCCGTTTGTCGATGTGCTGCATCGTATTTCGCTTCGGATCGTGACGATGCCGATCCAATCCCAGGGCATTATCACGCGCGATAACGTCAGTGTCGACGTGTCGGCGGTGGCTTACTTCAAAGTGGTCGATGCGGTGAAGTCCGTTGTCGCGATCGAGAACGTGCACGCGGCGATCGACCAGATCGCGCAAACCACGCTGCGAAAGGTGGTCGGCCAGCACACTCTGGACGAGACACTCTCGGAGACCAACAAGATCAACCTGGACATCCAAGACATCCTCGACGTCACCACCATCGAATGGGGTGTGCAGGTCACGCTGGTGGAGCTCAAGGACATTCAGCTGCCCGACAGTATGAAGCGGGCGATGGCGCGCCAGGCGGAGGCTGAACGGGAGAAGCGCGCGAAGATCATCAACGCTGAAGGTGAGTCCTTGGCAGCCGCGGCGTTGGGGGACGCTTCGGACACCATGATGGCGCACCCCCTGGCGCTGCAGTTGCGCAACCTGCAGACCCTCGTCGAGCTCGGCGTCGACAAGAACACCACCGTCGTCTTTCCCGCTCCCTTGATGTCGACCATCGCCGAACTCGGTGCATTCCTGGCTCGTGAGGGCGCTGCCGCGGGCGAGCCGGAGCCGCAGCCACAGCCGCCGATCACCGTGCCGGAACCGGTTGCGGCAGTGGGCAATAGAACGGGGAGTGCGCCGTGA